A genomic window from Salvelinus namaycush isolate Seneca chromosome 21, SaNama_1.0, whole genome shotgun sequence includes:
- the LOC120065975 gene encoding DNA-directed RNA polymerase II subunit RPB1-like, producing MTPALTPALTPAMSPALTPAMSPAMSPAMTPAMSPAMSPAMSPAMSPAMSPALTPAMSPAMTPAMTPAMTPALTPAMSPALTPAMTPAMSPALTPAMTPAMSPALTPAMSPAMSPAMTPAMSPALTPAMSPAMSPAMSPALTPAMSPAMSPAMTPAMSPALTPAMSPAMSPAMSPALTPAMSPAMSPAMSPAKSPAMTPAMSPAMSPALTPAMSPAMSPAMTPAMSPALTPAMSPAMSPAMSPALTPAMSPAMSPAMSPAMSPAMTPAMSPAMSPAMTPAMSPAMSPAMSPAMSPPCSDPCYDPCYEPCSDPCYEPCYEPCYDPCYEPCSDPCYEPCYEPCNEPCSDPCNEPCYEPCYDPRYEPCSDPCNEPCYEPCYEPCSDPCNEPCSDPCNEPCYEPCYDPCYEPCYDPCYEPCYEPCYDPCYEPCYEPCNEPCYEPCSDPCNDPRYEPRYDPRYEPCSDPCNEPCYEPCYEPCYEPCSDPCNEPCYEPCYEPCYEPCYEPCSDPCNEPCYEPCYEPCYDPCSDPCNEPCYEPCYEPCYEPCNEPCYDPCSDPCNEPCYEPCYEPCYEPCSDPCYEPCYEPCSDPCYEPCYEPCSDPCYEPCYEPCSDPCYEPCYDPCYEPCYEPCYEPCYDPCSDPCYDPCYEPCYDPRYEPCYDPRYEPCSDPCSDPCYEPCSDPCYDPRYEPCSDPSG from the exons ATGACCCCTGCTCTGACCCCTGCTCTGACCCCTGCTATGAGCCCTGCTCTGACCCCTGCTATGAGCCCTGCTATGAGCCCTGCTATGACCCCTGCTATGAGCCCTGCTATGAGCCCTGCAATGAGCCCTGCTATGAGCCCTGCTATGAGCCCTGCTCTGACCCCTGCTATGAGCCCTGCTATGACCCCTGCTATGACCCCTGCTATGACCCCTGCTCTGACCCCTGCTATGAGCCCTGCTCTGACCCCTGCTATGACCCCTGCTATGAGCCCTGCTCTGACCCCTGCTATGACCCCTGCTATGAGCCCTGCTCTGACCCCTGCTATGAGCCCTGCTATGAGCCCTGCTATGACCCCTGCTATGAGCCCTGCTCTGACCCCTGCTATGAGCCCTGCTATGAGCCCTGCAATGAGCCCTGCTCTGACCCCTGCAATGAGCCCTGCTATGAGCCCTGCTATGACCCCCGCTATGAGCCCTGCTCTGACCCCTGCAATGAGCCCTGCTATGAGCCCTGCTATGAGCCCTGCTCTGACCCCTGCAATGAGCCCTGCTATGAGCCCTGCTATGAGCCCTGCTAAGAGCCCTGCTATGACCCCTGCTATGAGCCCTGCTATGAGCCCTGCTCTGACCCCTGCAATGAGCCCTGCTATGAGCCCTGCTATGACCCCCGCTATGAGCCCTGCTCTGACCCCTGCAATGAGCCCTGCTATGAGCCCTGCTATGAGCCCTGCTCTGACCCCTGCAATGAGCCCTGCTATGAGCCCTGCTATGAGCCCTGCTATGAGCCCTGCTATGACCCCTGCTATGAGCCCTGCTATGAGCCCTGCTATGACCCCTGCTATGAGCCCTGCTATGAGCCCTGCAATGAGCCCTGCTATGAGCCCG CCCTGCTCTGACCCCTGCTATGACCCCTGCTATGAGCCCTGCTCTGACCCCTGCTATGAGCCCTGCTATGAGCCCTGCTATGACCCCTGCTATGAGCCCTGCTCTGACCCCTGCTATGAGCCCTGCTATGAGCCCTGCAATGAGCCCTGCTCTGACCCCTGCAATGAGCCCTGCTATGAGCCCTGCTATGACCCCCGCTATGAGCCCTGCTCTGACCCCTGCAATGAGCCCTGCTATGAGCCCTGCTATGAGCCCTGCTCTGACCCCTGCAATGAGCCCTGCTCTGACCCCTGCAATGAGCCCTGCTATGAGCCCTGCTATGACCCCTGCTATGAGCCCTGCTATGACCCCTGCTATGAGCCCTGCTATGAGCCCTGCTATGACCCCTGCTATGAGCCCTGCTATGAGCCCTGCAATGAGCCCTGCTATGAGCCCTGCTCTGACCCCTGCAATGACCCCCGCTATGAGCCCCGCTATGACCCCCGCTATGAGCCCTGCTCTGACCCCTGCAATGAGCCCTGCTATGAGCCCTGCTATGAGCCCTGCTATGAGCCCTGCTCTGACCCCTGCAATGAGCCCTGCTATGAGCCCTGCTATGAGCCCTGCTATGAGCCCTGCTATGAGCCCTGCTCTGACCCCTGCAATGAGCCCTGCTATGAGCCCTGCTATGAGCCCTGCTATGACCCCTGCTCTGACCCCTGCAATGAGCCCTGCTATGAGCCCTGCTATGAGCCCTGCTATGAGCCCTGCAATGAGCCCTGCTATGACCCCTGCTCTGACCCCTGCAATGAGCCCTGCTATGAGCCCTGCTATGAGCCCTGCTATGAGCCCTGCTCTGACCCCTGCTATGAGCCCTGCTATGAGCCCTGCTCTGACCCCTGCTATGAGCCCTGCTATGAGCCCTGCTCTGACCCCTGCTATGAGCCCTGCTATGAGCCCTGCTCTGACCCCTGCTATGAGCCCTGCTATGACCCCTGCTATGAGCCCTGCTATGAGCCCTGCTATGAGCCCTGCTATGACCCCTGCTCTGACCCCTGCTATGACCCCTGCTATGAGCCCTGCTATGACCCCCGCTATGAGCCCTGCTATGACCCCCGCTATGAGCCCTGCTCTGACCCCTGCTCTGACCCCTGCTATGAGCCCTGCTCTGACCCCTGCTATGACCCCCGCTATGAGCCCTGCTCTGACCCCT cagggtga